One window of the Penaeus monodon isolate SGIC_2016 chromosome 1, NSTDA_Pmon_1, whole genome shotgun sequence genome contains the following:
- the LOC119576455 gene encoding uncharacterized protein LOC119576455, translated as MDEKLKNRRAVAKRKFTRKVNLLKEAQARGDPLQVLQDIYSDVCEQFKQIEEINDELVRSFDSCDHDYEKIIDGIEHYIIEIERIKNDAHAIIAKTVLNDRQTVKDLPKLRMQRLTPPHFEGKIREYPTFRKDYERLMKPMYEDDPYVLRSCLSGEALEIIQGVDDSFDSMVSRLDSRYGNASKLVESVLSDLKSLQMIPEGNSKRFIEMVDIVERAFLDLKRFNLSAEMNTVTIISHIEKLLPRLQKREWVKILQTIKNKEEVFNELLQYLLKEKQALEYMDSDVRTNDDNSKAQVHAVNMNGEPDALNTVITKLQGKQDKMEECLINLTKQMSTLSENVQGAGASVRNLGKCWYHGTNTHSITQCTGFQRLGNNDKMDVVRKMRACFLCLQTGHVGRQCTLNVSCSECGNNHHTMLHSCLSKPQAHMNSNLLSRDGVLLMVNSVYSKAHPITTLWDSGSNMTLITNCMAKQLGLKGRSINIAVTKVGNECTRFETMEYDVPINDCQGKTHVVRACGISEITSEACPVDTNSVAPLLGVSDKDIERPHGKIDLLIGSDYCGLLPSIIRTVGNLQLMHGPFGYCIRGSHPLLKFSSTDNTHIYVQVNHVAGRSCVSDLFIEPKTSLTKRLDQFFSVENLGTYCNPKCGNCKCGKCPLGSNKYSVKEEKELSLITKGLNYDPHNKCWTATYPWVKSPENLPNNMSSCLARLKSMEMRLIKKGAEYAKAYNNQIQDMVSRGVARKLTDEEIKSYKGPVHYLPHHEVLKPESKSTPIRIVSNSSASYMGHVLNDYYAKGPDVLNDLYGILLRFREKPVAMVGDISKMYNSVLISKLDQMTHRFLWRDMNTNKDPDHYCLRTVTFGDRPSGIISIIALQKTTEMLRAKYPETAAMLINDSYVDDILHSCETMSEALSKIKATDEILKLGGFQIKQWVVSGNHE; from the coding sequence ATGGATGAAAAATTGAAGAACAGACGAGCAGTTGCCAAGCGCAAGTTCACGCGGAAGGTGAACCTGCTGAAGGAGGCACAGGCACGAGGGGATCCCTTGCAAGTCTTACAAGACATCTATAGTGATGTTTGTGAGCAATTTAAGCAAATAGAGGAGATCAATGACGAGTTGGTAAGGTCTTTTGATTCTTGTGATCATGATTATGAGAAAATAATTGATGGCATCGAGCATTACATTATAGAGATTGAAAGAATAAAGAATGACGCACATGCAATAATAGCTAAGACAGTGCTTAATGACAGGCAAACTGTGAAAGATTTGCCTAAACTTAGGATGCAACGACTAACTCCACCCCACTTTGAAGGGAAAATACGTGAATATCCCACATTCCGTAAAGACTATGAGCGACTGATGAAGCCCATGTATGAAGATGATCCTTATGTTCTGCGTTCTTGTTTGTCAGGTGAAGCATTGGAAATCATTCAAGGGGTAGACGATTCCTTTGATTCCATGGTCAGTagattagatagtagatatgGTAATGCATCAAAACTGGTTGAGTCAGTACTAAGTGACCTTAAAAGTCTTCAAATGATACCTGAAGGTAACTCAAAAAGGTTTATAGAAATGGTAGATATAGTTGAAAGGGCATTCTTAGATCTTAAAAGGTTCAATCTAAGTGCAGAAATGAATACGGTTACGATAATTAGCCATATAGAAAAGCTTTTGCCTAGACTCCAAAAGAGAGAATGGGTCAAGATTTTACAAACCATTAAAAACAAAGAGGAAGTATTTAATGAGCTGTTACAGTATTTGTTAAAAGAAAAGCAAGCACTCGAGTATATGGATTCTGATGTcagaacaaatgatgataatagcaaagcACAAGTGCACGCAGTAAATATGAACGGTGAACCTGATGCCTTGAATACTGTAATTACTAAACTTCAGGGTAAACAGGACAAAATGGAGGAATGTCTGATAAATTTAACCAAACAGATGTCAACCTTGTCAGAAAATGTCCAGGGAGCCGGAGCCAGCGTCAGGAACTTGGGTAAATGTTGGTACCATGGAACAAATACTCACAGCATCACACAGTGCACAGGGTTCCAAAGGCTTGGCAACAATGACAAGATGGATGTTGTGCGTAAAATGAGAGCTTGTTTCCTTTGCTTGCAGACAGGACATGTAGGACGTCAGTGCACACTAAACGTCTCATGTAGTGAATGTGGGAATAACCATCATACAATGCTCCATAGCTGCCTTTCTAAACCACAAGCACATATGAATAGTAACCTCCTATCTCGTGATGGTGTGCTCCTGATGGTAAATTCTGTATATAGTAAAGCACATCCGATAACCACGCTGTGGGACTCAGGCAGCAACATGACTTTGATAACTAATTGTATGGCCAAGCAACTTGGATTAAAGGGAAGGAGCATAAATATAGCAGTCACAAAAGTAGGCAATGAGTGTACTCGATTTGAAACAATGGAGTATGATGTTCCAATTAATGACTGTCAAGGTAAGACTCATGTGGTTAGAGCATGTGGAATTTCTGAAATCACTTCTGAAGCATGTCCAGTAGATACAAATAGTGTGGCACCTCTCTTGGGCGTCTCAGATAAAGATATTGAACGTCCACATGGCAAAATTGATTTGTTAATAGGCTCAGATTACTGCGGGTTATTACCTTCCATAATAAGAACAGTAGGAAATCTCCAACTCATGCATGGCCCCTTTGGATATTGCATTCGGGGTTCACATCCTTTATTGAAATTCAGTTCTACcgacaatacacatatatatgttcaagTGAATCATGTGGCTGGTAGATCCTGTGTCAGTGATTTATTTATAGAACCAAAGACAAGTCTAACGAAAAGGCTTGACCAATTTTTCAGTGTAGAGAACTTAGGAACCTACTGTAACCCAAAATGTGGCAACTGTAAGTGTGGAAAATGTCCACTTGGCAGCAATAAGTACAGtgttaaggaagaaaaagagcttTCACTCATCACAAAGGGTTTGAATTATGACCCACATAACAAATGCTGGACTGCTACTTACCCGTGGGTCAAGTCCCCAGAAAACTTACCCAATAATATGTCTTCTTGTTTAGCCAGACTAAAATCCATGGAAATGAGATTAATTAAAAAGGGAGCAGAATATGCAAAGGCATACAACAATCAAATCCAAGACATGGTTTCACGGGGCGTTGCCAGGAAATTGactgatgaagaaataaagagttaTAAAGGCCCAGTGCATTACCTTCCACATCATGAAGTACTAAAACCTGAATCAAAGTCCACACCTATCAGGATTGTATCCAATTCCTCTGCCTCATACATGGGTCATGTTCTCAATGATTATTATGCTAAGGGTCCTGATGTATTAAACGATCTTTATGGCATTTTACTTAGATTTCGTGAGAAACCAGTAGCAATGGTCGGGGATATCAGCAAAATGTATAATTCTGTACTAATTTCAAAACTGGACCAGATGACTCACAGATTCCTGTGGAGAGACATGAATACTAACAAAGACCCAGACCATTATTGTCTTCGAACAGTGACCTTTGGCGATAGGCCCAGTGGTATAATTTCCATAATAGCCTTACAGAAAACAACTGAGATGCTCCGGGCTAAATATCCTGAGACTGCTGCCATGCTTATCAATGACTCATATGTGGATGACATCCTGCATTCATGTGAAACTATGTCAGAAGCCCTCAGCAAAATAAAAGCCACTGATGAAATCCTCAAGTTAGGAGGCTTTCAGATAAAACAATGGGTGGTATCTGGTAACCATGAATAA